Proteins from one Carassius auratus strain Wakin linkage group LG28B, ASM336829v1, whole genome shotgun sequence genomic window:
- the LOC113067386 gene encoding ran GTPase-activating protein 1-like: MASDDVENLANSLAKTQVDESELSYKGQGLKLDNAQSVEKMVKEIEEFDGLRALRLEGNTIGVEAAQTIAKALEKKSDLQCCHWSDMFTGRLRAEIPPALNSLGDALIMAGARLKVLDLSDNAFGPDGVKGIEKLLKSTACHTLQELRLNNCGMGIGGGKILAAALTVCHKESSALGAPLQLKVFIAGRNRLENDGATALAQAFQLIGSLEEVHMPQNGINHPGVTALATAMQHNPQLRVLNLNDNTFTKRGAIAMAEALKHLRNVQVINFGDCLVRSEGASAIAETLKEGLPILKELNLSFGEITEEAALEVARSVQNKDQFEKLDLNGNSFGEEGCDKLRDVMEKMNMADKLGSLSDDEGEPEEDDDEEEDDDDDDDDDDDDEDVEEEEEEEEGEGEEENSELNQFSTPPSAPRTPDVSSFLSFPSPDKLLRLGAKRSFLIQQQVDVSDVSKTVEAFLKISCVYKEDDADVKSAVLESIDAVLSKAFLTPSFQALSFMSSLLVMLGLLKSEDKLKPVKVVPGHLQCLEHAVKQSYFPREHITVLNAFMARPNKSLEPCSSARDRLQSTLQKLTLES; encoded by the exons ATGGCATCAGATGATGTGGAAAATCTTGCCAACTCATTGGCCAAAACTCAAGTCGATGAGAGCGAGCTCAGTTATAAAGGACAAGGCCTTAAACTGGACAACGCTCAGTCTG TGGAGAAGATGGTGAAGGAGATTGAGGAGTTTGACGGTCTGCGTGCGCTCAGACTGGAGGGAAACACCATCGGCGTGGAGGCAGCGCAAACCATCGCTAAAGCCCTGGAGAAGAAGAGCGACCTGCAG TGCTGCCACTGGAGCGACATGTTTACGGGCCGCCTGCGAGCTGAGATTCCTCCAGCGTTG AATTCTCTGGGCGACGCGTTAATTATGGCTGGAGCTCGGCTGAAGGTTCTGGATCTGAGTGATAACGCTTTCGGACCTGATGGTGTCAAAGGGATTGAGAAGCTGCTCAAGAGCACCGCCTGCCACACACTGCAGGAACTGCGTCTGAACAACTGTGGAATGGGCATCGGAGGAGGAAAG ATCCTGGCGGCAGCTCTGACGGTGTGTCATAAGGAGTCGAGTGCACTTGGCGCCCCCTTGCAGCTGAAGGTGTTCATCGCTGGCAGGAACAGACTGGAGAACGATGGAGCTACAGCGCTGGCGCAGGCCTTCCAG TTGATTGGCAGTCTAGAGGAAGTGCACATGCCCCAGAATGGCATCAATCACCCAGGAGTCACAGCTTTAGCCACAGCAATGCAGCACAACCCACAACTGCGTGTCCTGAACCTCAACGACAACACTTTCACCAAGAGAGGAGCGATCGCCATGGCAGAG gcATTGAAACACCTGCGCAATGTGCAGGTAATAAATTTTGGTGACTGTCTTGTTCGGTCTGAAGGAGCCAGTGCCATAGCAGAGACCCTGAAAGAAGGACTGCCGATACTCAAG GAGCTGAATCTGTCTTTTGGGGAAATCACAGAGGAAGCTGCGTTGGAAGTGGCTCGATCCGTACAGAATAAAGATCAGTTTGAAAAACTTGACCTGAATG GTAACAGTTTCGGTGAAGAAGGCTGTGATAAACTGCGAGATGTGATGGAGAAGATGAACATGGCAGACAAACTGGGCTCTCTGAG TGATGACGAGGGAGAACCTGAGGAAGATGACGATGAGGAGGAGGAcgatgacgacgatgatgatgatgatgatgatgatgaagacgtggaggaagaagaggaagaggaggagggagaAGGAGAGGAAGAAAATAGTGAATTAAATCAG TTCTCAACGCCGCCTTCAGCGCCTCGTACTCCAGACGTCTCCTCGTTCCTGAGCTTTCCGTCTCCAGACAAACTCCTGCGACTCGGTGCAAAGAGAAGCTTCCTCATCCAGCAACAG gTGGACGTGTCGGACGTGAGTAAGACCGTGGAAGCGTTCCTGAAGATCTCGTGTGTGTATAAGGAAGACGACGCAGATGTGAAGTCAGCCGTGCTGGAGAGCATCG ACGCAGTGCTGAGTAAAGCCTTCCTCACACCCTCCTTCCAGGCCTTGAGTTTTATGTCCTCGTTGCTGGTGATGCTCGGGCTGTTGAAG aGTGAAGACAAGCTGAAGCCGGTGAAAGTCGTCCCAGGACATCTACAGTGTTTGGAGCATGCAGTGAAACAGAGTTACTTCCCTCGAGAACACATCACTGTGCTGAACGCTTTCATGGCCAG GCCGAATAAGTCTCTGGAGCCGTGCAGCAGTGCTCGAGATCGCCTGCAATCCACCCTGCAGAAACTCACACTGGAGAGCTGA
- the LOC113067430 gene encoding zinc finger protein 239-like yields MSDPEACRMKHTEEQRELIEENEEQSEAEKKILVKTEEKLLSCSQTKQKYLKKRGAKRSCVQCGKSFPCKYSLGVHMRVHTGEKPYTCVQCGKSFAQKGHLTEHMNIHPVEKPYKCSHCDRRFNKSGLLKKHELIHTGEKPYKCSHCDKRFNKSINLKTHNRIHTGEKPYTCGQCGKSFTLKNHLTAHMRIHTGEKPYMCDQCGKSFTKPETLKGHMNVHTGEKRYTCDGCGKTFFWASVLKKHMRVHTKEKPYSCALCVKSFSRLEHLKVHQKRHNGVREYMCFECEKTFISPNCLKQHERIHTGEKPYKCSLCDKRFSYLSNLRTHERIHTGEKPYACSHCDKRFTQSANLKTHERLHTGEKPYKRSHCDQRFS; encoded by the exons ATGAGTGATCCAGAAGCCTGCAGAAtgaaacacactgaagaacaaagAG AGTTGATTGAAGAGAATGAAGAACAAAGTGAAGCTGAGAAGAAAATTCTTgtcaaaactgaagaaaaacttttgagttgctctcaaaccaaacagaaatatttaaagaaaagagGAGCCAAGAGGTCTTGcgttcagtgtggaaagagtttcccaTGCAAATATAGTCTTGGtgttcacatgagagttcacactggagagaaaccgtacacatgtgttcagtgcgggaagagttttgcaCAGAAAGGACATCTTACAGAGCATATGAACATCCACCCTGTAgaaaaaccttataagtgttcacactgtgacaggaGATTTAATAAGTCGGGACTCCTGAAAAAACATGAGctgattcacactggagagaaaccgtacaagtgttcacactgtgacaagagattcaataagtcaataaatctaaaaacacacaacaggatccacaccggagagaaaccgtacacatgtggtcagtgcgggaagagtttcacactaAAAAACCACCTTACAGCACATATGAGAATTCATaccggagagaaaccgtacatgtgtgatcagtgtggaaagagtttcacaaaaCCAGAAACCCTTAAAGGGCACATGAAcgtccacactggagagaagcggTACACATGTGATGGATGCGGCAAGACATTTTTCTGGGCTTCAGTTCTGAAGAAACATATGAgagttcatacaaaggagaagCCATATTCATGTGCTTTATGTGTAAAGAGTTTTTCTCGTCTAGAACATTTGAAAGTACATCAGAAACGTCATAAtggtgtgagagagtacatgtgctttgagtgtgaaaagactttcaTTTCACCGAACTGTTTAAAAcagcatgagaggattcacactggagagaaaccgtacaagtGTTCACTCTGCGACAAGAGATTCAGTTATTTATCAAATCTGagaacacatgagaggatccacaccggagagaaaccttacGCATGTTCACACTGCGACAAGAGATTCACTCAATcagcaaatctgaaaacacatgagaggctccacactggagagaaaccttacaagcgTTCACACTGCGATCAAAGATTCAGTTAG
- the LOC113067572 gene encoding sodium- and chloride-dependent GABA transporter 2-like yields the protein MKINEGQIEERGYWGSKAEFILAVAGNVVGLGNVWRFPYLCYKYGGGAFLIPYLMFVATCGVPLFLLETAMGQYTQEGGITCWSRLCPLAEGIGYAGQLIQVYSCMYYIIILAWALFYLIFSFRSQLPWASCDNIWNTDNCVNLAAKNLTIRWTTLINSTSAATEFWERRVLALSGGIEEVGKINWEILLCLVAMWIICYFCIWKGVKSTGKVVYFTATFPYVMLLVLLFRGLTLPGALQGVVFYLYPEPSLLSDPQVWMEAGAQIVFSYSLSVGTLTVLSSYNKYNNNCYRDCFWLCLLNSVTSLVAGFAVFSVLGFMAHKQGVPIEEVAESGPGLAFIAYPQAVAMMPFPQLWAVCFFIMIILLGLDTHVSLSSLTHKLYYLELKNMK from the exons ATGAAGATAAATGAAGGACAGATAGAAGAGAGAGGCTACTGGGGCAGTAAAGCAGAGTTTATTTTAGCTGTGGCCGGAAATGTGGTTGGACTGGGTAACGTGTGGAGGTTTCCTTACCTGTGCTACAAGTATGGAGGAG GTGCCTTTCTGATACCCTACCTCATGTTTGTGGCTACGTGTGGAGTACCTCTGTTCCTGCTAGAGACAGCAATGGGACAGTACACACAGGAGGGAGGCATTACATGCTGGAGTCGTCTCTGTCCGCTGGCTGAAG GAATCGGCTATGCAGGACAGCTCATTCAGGTGTATAGCTGCATGTATTACATCATTATTCTGGCTTGGGCACTCTTCTACCTCATCTTCTCTTTCCGTTCCCAACTTCCATGGGCCAGTTGTGATAATATATGGAACACAG ACAACTGTGTAAATCTTGCAGCAAAGAATCTGACCATCAGATGGACAACACTGATTAACTCAACGTCTGCTGCTACTGAGTTCTGGGA acgaagagtgctggctctctccgggGGTATTGAAGAGGTCGGTAAGATAAACTGGGAGATTCTTCTGTGTCTCGTTGCGATGTGGATCATATGTTATTTCTGCATCTGGAAAGGAGTCAAATCTACAGGCAAG GTGGTGTATTTCACAGCTACATTTCCTTACGTGATGTTGCTGGTCTTGCTGTTTCGTGGGTTGACTCTTCCTGGAGCTCTGCAGGGGGTTGTGTTTTACCTGTACCCTGAACCGTCCCTTCTTTCTGACCCACAG gtttggATGGAGGCCGGAGCTCAGATTGTTTTCTCCTACAGTTTGTCTGTTGGCACTCTAACTGTATTGAGCAGttacaataaatacaacaacaactgCTACAG GGACTGCTTTTGGCTTTGCCTTCTGAACAGTGTCACCAGTTTGGTGGCTGGTTTTGCTGTCTTCTCTGTGCTGGGGTTCATGGCCCATAAACAGGGAGTCCCCATCGAAGAGGTGGCAGAATCAG GTCCAGGACTAGCATTCATAGCTTATCCACAGGCAGTAGCCATGATGCCTTTCCCTCAGCTGTGggctgtttgtttcttcatcatgaTTATTTTGCTGGGGCTTGATACACATGTGAGTTTAAGCTCACTTACACATAAGCTGTATTACCTTGAACTGAAGAATATGAAATGA
- the LOC113067432 gene encoding uncharacterized protein LOC113067432, translating into MYLLWPLLFVSAQGSIKIDGRPRQPTLEGSVRLVGGLASPGRVEIYHDGQWVTVCDDGWDLAGAQVVCCQMGFSGAINAVFGGYFGAGCGPIWMDYVKCNGSESSLSKCSFRGWGVYDCTHKKDAGVVCKTAKFSLKLNLKQPIEQELFVNGKVVLEAVVSGDIEAVKEASVSCKVKDKPLITVPGTTDSSQFIKVHKITVDREKWFDGEKVTCTVHSNNSRDIEQEIFFDKGDGRKPSVVIYSPGYIPADNISLVCEVSSPKLGNVYIMWKAGDRPYIKGSTSAPIHQKDSTSVLSILTMTKEEYENPSTTITCAVIHANMDNMSSPLQVSSDRSKQLEVSCD; encoded by the exons ATGTATCTCCTGTGGCCTCTGCTGTTTGTTTCAGCACAAGGTTCGATCAAGATTG ATGGCAGACCGAGGCAGCCGACATTGGAGGGCAGCGTGAGACTTGTGGGAGGTCTAGCTTCTCCTGGTCGTGTGGAGATCTATCACGATGGACAGTGGGTTACAGTTTGTGATGACGGATGGGACCTGGCCGGAGCACAAGTGGTGTGTTGTCAGATGGGTTTTTCTGGAGCCATAAATGCCGTTTTCGGAGGATATTTTGGAGCAG gCTGTGGTCCAATCTGGATGGATTACGTGAAGTGTAACGGCTCGGAGAGCTCACTGTCTAAGTGCAGCTTCAGGGGTTGGGGTGTTTATGACTGCACACATAAAAAGGATGCCGGAGTCGTCTGCAAGACTG CTAAAttctcactgaagctgaatctgAAGCAACCAATTGAGCAAGAATTATTTGTCAATGGTAAAGTTGTCTTGGAGGCTGTTGTTTCTGGAGACATAGAGGCAGTGAAAGAAGCTTCAGTGTCATGCAAAGTGAAGGATAAACCTTTAATCACTGTACCAGGAACTACAGACTCTTCACAGTTTATAAAAGTCCACAAAATCACTGTTGATCGTGAGAAATGGTTTGATGGTGAAAAGGTCACCTGCACAGTCCATTCAAACAACAGCAGAGACATTGAGCAGGAGATCTTTTTCGATAAAGGAG ATGGACGGAAACCCAGTGTTGTCATTTACAGTCCTGGTTATATCCCTGCTGACAACATCTCTCTGGTGTGTGAGGTCTCCAGCCCTAAACTCGGCAATGTCTATATCATGTGGAAAGCGGGCGATAGGCCTTACATAAAGGGCTCAACCAGCGCTCCTATCCATCAAAAGGACTCCACGTCTGTTCTCAGCATACTAACAATGACAAAAGAAGAGTATGAAAATCCCAGTACCACCATCACATGCGCAGTCATACATGCCAACATGGATAATATGAGTTCTCCTTTACAAGTTTCATCAGACAGAAGTAAACAGCTAGAAGTGTCATGTGATTAA